The Roseibium sp. Sym1 nucleotide sequence GACCTGCGCGCGATTTCGGATGCGTCGCTTCAGTCCCAGGCGATCGATCTCGATCAGACGATCAGCAAGATCCGCACCTATTATGCCCGGAATATCATCGCCCGGGTCCAGGAAGCCCCAGGCGACATCACCGCGACCCATGAATACCACGACACGCCGGGCGGCATCCCGATCCCGGCCACGCTGTCCATCGAACTGGGCGAGGTGATCGGCGGCAACACACGCAATCTCAAATACCGCTTTGTCTCCGACCTGCCATTCGCGGGCAGGGGATCCCATAACCTGACACCGTTCGAGAAGAAGGCGCTTGCCGATTTCCGGGAAAGCCGGGATCCGGAGGATATCGAGATCGGCTATCTCGGATCGCTTTTCAACCGCAAGATCCAGATTGCCTCGCCCGTGATGCTCGGCGAGTCCTGCGTGTCCTGTCACAACTCCCATGAAGACAGCCCGAAGACAGACTGGAAGGTCGGCGATGTGCGCGGCATCCAGGCGATCACCATCAGCCAGCCGATTGCCGAGAATCTCTGGTCGTTCCGCTACCTGCTGCTCTATTTCGCAACCGCCGGCGCCATTGGCGCGGCGGTGACGGCGCTGCAGTGGCACCAGGCCACGCGGCTGCATGGCATGAACCTCGACCTCGGACAGGCGAACACGGAAATCGCCCATCTGAACGAACAGCTGAAATCGGAGAACCTGCGCCTCGGCGCGGAAATCGAGGTCGCCCGGCAGATCCAGATGATGGTGCTGCCCACCAAGGACGAGCTCGGCGGCATCCACCAGCTGGAAATCGCCGCCTTCATGGAGCCGGCCGACGAGGTCGGCGGCGATTATTACGACGTCCTGCAACTGGACGACCGGGTCAAGGTCGGCATCGGCGACGTCACCGGCCACGGGCTGGAGAGTGGCGTCCTGATGCTGATGGTTCAGTCGGTTGCCGTTGCCCTGCAGGAGCGCGGCCCTTCCGACCCGCGCCAGTTCCTGGTCGCGCTCAACAGCGCCATCTGCCGCAACATCAAACGCACCAGGACCGACAAGCACCTGACCCTTTCCTTCCTCGATTTCGAACCGGACAAGGTGACCCTGTCGGGCCAGCACGAGGAACTGATCGTGCTCAAGCCGGACGGGGCCTGCGAGATCATCGACACGGTCGATCTCGGTTTCCCGATCGGCCTCGACGACGACATCGCGCCGTTCATCGAGACCAGGGAACTGGCTTTCACCCCCGGCGACATCATCGTGCTCTACACCGATGGCGTGACCGAAGCCGAAAGCCCGGACGGCGAACTGTTCGGCCTGGACCGCCTCGTCGACAGCGCCCGTGCCCACAATGCCCCCAGCGCCACACGCGTCCTGGAAGGCATTCTTGCCGACGTGAAAGCCCATATCGGCACCCAGACCGTGCATGACGACATCACGCTGCTGGTGATCCGGCATACATGAGGGAGCTGATGTGAGTGATGACGTCTGCCCGACATCGCAGCAATAGCGATCAAATGCGTGTCACCCCGGATCTGCGCTGCGCTTGTCCCGGGTGACACTGGTGCTTGCGGGTAGGTGCATCCAAAAAAGGAAGTTGCTTCCCCGCGAGATCCGCATGCCCGGCATGTGGTCCGATTGTGCCAAAGGATGTCGCTTTCCTGCTTGATCCGGCAAGACCGCTCTCATAAGGTGCGCCCACCTGACGGCGTCCCTCGGAGGGACTGAAAGCGATTCCGGATGCGGTTGACCCAAGCAGGGGACCAAGGTCGGAGCTGTCCACGGCATTGACGGGCCACCGGTGTTTGTACCGGTCCCTCACATGTTTGCTTTCATCCCCCTGGCGCCGACACCACCAAACCGCCTTGACCGGCGCCTGCCAAATGGGGGAGACAGATGATCCACCGTATCCTGATAGCCGGCCTTGCCGCCGCCACGCCGACCGCCGCATTCGCGCATGGCGGCCATCTGGGCGAGCTTGCCGGACATGCCCACTGGGCGGGTGTCGCAGCCCTTGCCGGGGCCGCACTGGTTGCCGGCGTGATCGCGCTGAAGGACCGGAAGCGGAAACAGGAAGAGGAAACGCCCGAGGCAGAGGTCGAGGACCCGGACAGCACCGGGGAAGCAGCTCAATGAGCGAGAAACTCGGACTGATGATCTGCGGCCACGGCAGCCGCAACAAGGGCGCCGTGAAACAGTTTGCCCAACTGGCCGAAGGCCTCAAGGCACGTTTCCCGGACTGGCCGGTGGAATACGGCTACCTGGAATTCGCCAACC carries:
- a CDS encoding DUF6732 family protein, with the protein product MIHRILIAGLAAATPTAAFAHGGHLGELAGHAHWAGVAALAGAALVAGVIALKDRKRKQEEETPEAEVEDPDSTGEAAQ